A stretch of Enterobacter cloacae complex sp. ECNIH7 DNA encodes these proteins:
- a CDS encoding MdtB/MuxB family multidrug efflux RND transporter permease subunit, with amino-acid sequence MQVMPPGSTGGPSRLFILRPVATTLLMVAILLAGIIGYRFLPVSALPEVDYPTIQVVTLYPGASPDVVTSAITAPLERQFGQMSGLKQMSSQSSGGASVVTLQFQLTLSLDVAEQEVQAAINAATNLLPSDLPNPPVYSKVNPADPPIMTLAVTSSAMPMTQVEDMVETRVAQKISQVSGVGLVTLAGGQRPAVRVKLNAQAIAALGLTSETIRTAISSANVNSAKGSLDGPTRAVTLSANDQMQSADEYRQLIIAYQNGAPVRLGDVATVEQGAENSWLGAWANKQQAIVMNVQRQPGANIIETADSIRTMLPQLIESLPKSVSVKVLSDRTTNIRASVTDTQFELMLAIALVVMIIYLFLRNVPATIIPAVAVPLSLVGTFAVMVFLDFSINNLTLMALTIATGFVVDDAIVVIENISRYIEKGEKPLAAALKGAGEIGFTIISLTFSLIAVLIPLLFMGDIVGRLFREFAVTLAVAILISAVVSLTLTPMMCARMLSHESLRKQNRFSRASERMFERIITAYGRVLAKVLNHPWATLGVALGTLALSVMLWIFIPKGFFPIQDNGIIQGTLQAPQSVSFASMAQRQQQVSEIVMKDPAVESLTSYVGVDGTNPSLNSARLQINLKPLDERDDRVNAVIERLQNAVARVPGVELYLQPIQDLTIDTQVSRTQYQFTLQATSLDALSTWVPQLVNKLNTLPQLADVSSDWQDKGLAAYVNVNRDTASRLGITMSDVDNALYNAFGQRLISTIYTQANQYRVVLEHNTENTPGLAGLDSVRLTSKDGGIVPLSAIATVEERYTPLSINHLDQFPSTTISFNVPDNYSLGEAVEAIQAAEKELSFPSDIQTQFQGSTLAFQAALGNTIWLIVAAVVAMYIVLGVLYESFIHPITILSTLPTAGVGALLALMLAGSELDVIAIIGIILLIGIVKKNAIMMIDFALAAEREQGMSPRDAIFQACLLRFRPILMTTLAALLGALPLMLSTGVGAELRRPLGIGMVGGLLVSQVLTLFTTPVIYLLFDRLALWTKSRFPKREEEA; translated from the coding sequence ATGCAGGTTATGCCCCCAGGCTCTACAGGCGGGCCGTCACGCCTGTTTATCCTCCGTCCTGTCGCCACCACGCTGCTGATGGTGGCGATCCTGCTCGCCGGGATTATCGGCTATCGCTTCCTGCCCGTGTCGGCGCTGCCGGAGGTGGATTACCCAACGATTCAGGTTGTCACTCTCTATCCCGGAGCCAGCCCGGACGTGGTGACGTCCGCCATTACCGCTCCGCTGGAGCGCCAGTTCGGCCAGATGTCCGGGCTAAAACAGATGTCCTCCCAGAGTTCCGGCGGGGCATCCGTCGTGACGCTGCAGTTCCAGCTGACGCTGTCGCTGGACGTCGCCGAGCAGGAGGTGCAGGCCGCCATCAACGCCGCCACCAACCTGCTGCCGTCAGACCTGCCCAACCCGCCGGTCTACAGCAAGGTGAACCCGGCCGATCCGCCAATCATGACGCTTGCCGTCACCTCCTCCGCCATGCCGATGACCCAGGTCGAAGACATGGTCGAAACGCGCGTGGCGCAGAAAATTTCACAGGTCTCCGGCGTCGGCCTCGTCACGCTGGCGGGCGGCCAGCGCCCCGCCGTTCGCGTGAAGCTTAACGCGCAGGCGATTGCCGCGCTGGGCCTGACCAGCGAAACCATCCGCACCGCCATCAGCAGCGCCAACGTTAACTCGGCAAAAGGCTCGCTGGACGGCCCCACCCGCGCCGTGACGCTCTCGGCGAACGACCAGATGCAGTCCGCCGACGAATATCGTCAGCTGATTATCGCCTACCAGAACGGCGCGCCGGTGCGTCTTGGCGACGTGGCGACCGTGGAGCAAGGCGCGGAAAACAGCTGGCTAGGGGCCTGGGCCAACAAGCAGCAGGCGATCGTGATGAACGTCCAGCGCCAGCCGGGCGCAAACATCATTGAAACCGCCGACAGTATTCGCACCATGCTGCCGCAGCTGATCGAAAGTCTGCCGAAATCGGTCAGCGTGAAGGTGCTTTCCGACCGCACCACGAATATTCGCGCGTCGGTCACAGACACTCAGTTCGAGCTGATGCTGGCGATTGCGCTGGTGGTCATGATCATTTATCTGTTCCTGCGCAACGTTCCGGCGACCATTATTCCCGCCGTCGCCGTACCGCTCTCGCTGGTCGGCACCTTTGCGGTGATGGTGTTCCTCGATTTTTCGATTAACAACCTGACGCTGATGGCGCTCACCATCGCCACCGGGTTCGTGGTGGATGACGCTATAGTCGTCATCGAGAACATCTCGCGCTATATCGAGAAAGGCGAAAAACCGCTGGCCGCCGCGCTGAAGGGCGCAGGGGAAATCGGCTTTACCATTATCTCGCTGACCTTCTCATTGATTGCGGTGCTGATCCCGCTGCTGTTTATGGGCGATATTGTCGGGCGGCTGTTCCGCGAGTTTGCCGTCACGCTGGCGGTCGCCATTCTGATCTCCGCCGTGGTGTCGCTGACCCTGACGCCGATGATGTGCGCCCGCATGCTGAGCCACGAGTCGCTGCGCAAGCAAAACCGCTTCTCGCGCGCCTCCGAGCGCATGTTCGAGCGGATTATTACCGCCTACGGACGCGTGCTGGCGAAAGTCCTGAACCATCCGTGGGCCACGCTCGGCGTGGCGCTGGGAACCCTGGCGCTCAGCGTGATGCTGTGGATTTTCATTCCGAAAGGCTTCTTCCCGATCCAGGACAACGGCATTATTCAGGGCACGCTTCAGGCCCCGCAGTCGGTCTCCTTCGCCAGTATGGCCCAGCGCCAGCAGCAGGTGTCTGAGATCGTTATGAAAGATCCGGCGGTCGAGAGCCTGACCTCCTACGTGGGCGTCGACGGCACCAACCCGTCGCTCAACAGCGCGCGTCTGCAGATCAACCTTAAGCCGCTGGATGAACGCGACGATCGCGTCAACGCCGTCATTGAGCGTCTGCAAAACGCCGTCGCGCGGGTGCCGGGCGTTGAGCTTTACCTGCAGCCGATTCAGGATTTGACCATTGATACTCAGGTCAGCCGCACGCAGTACCAGTTCACGCTGCAGGCCACCTCGCTGGACGCGCTCAGCACCTGGGTGCCGCAGCTGGTAAATAAGCTTAACACCCTGCCGCAGCTCGCCGACGTCAGCAGCGACTGGCAGGACAAAGGGCTGGCGGCGTACGTGAACGTCAACCGCGATACCGCCAGCCGTCTGGGCATTACCATGTCAGACGTGGACAACGCCCTTTACAACGCCTTCGGTCAGCGCCTGATCTCCACCATCTACACCCAGGCCAACCAGTATCGCGTGGTGCTGGAGCATAATACGGAGAATACGCCCGGCCTGGCGGGGCTGGACTCGGTGCGCCTGACCAGCAAAGACGGCGGCATTGTGCCGCTGAGCGCTATCGCCACGGTGGAAGAACGCTATACCCCGCTGTCGATCAACCATCTGGATCAGTTCCCGTCCACCACCATCTCCTTCAACGTGCCGGACAATTATTCTCTCGGCGAAGCGGTGGAGGCCATTCAGGCTGCTGAAAAAGAGCTCAGCTTCCCGTCCGATATTCAGACCCAGTTCCAGGGCAGCACGCTGGCGTTTCAGGCCGCGCTGGGTAACACCATCTGGCTTATCGTCGCGGCGGTCGTGGCGATGTACATCGTGCTCGGGGTGCTGTACGAAAGCTTTATCCACCCGATCACCATCCTCTCTACCCTGCCGACGGCGGGCGTGGGGGCGCTGCTGGCACTGATGCTGGCGGGCAGCGAGCTGGACGTCATTGCCATCATCGGCATTATCCTGCTTATCGGGATCGTGAAGAAAAACGCCATCATGATGATCGACTTCGCCCTGGCCGCCGAGCGCGAGCAGGGCATGTCGCCGCGCGACGCCATCTTCCAGGCCTGTCTGCTGCGTTTCCGTCCGATCCTGATGACCACGCTGGCCGCCCTGCTGGGCGCGCTGCCGCTGATGCTCAGCACGGGCGTCGGCGCGGAGCTGCGCCGTCCGCTGGGTATCGGCATGGTCGGCGGTCTGCTGGTGAGCCAGGTGCTGACCCTCTTCACTACGCCGGTGATCTACCTGCTGTTTGACCGTCTGGCGCTGTGGACCAAAAGCCGTTTCCCGAAACGTGAAGAGGAGGCATAA
- the mdtC gene encoding multidrug efflux RND transporter permease subunit MdtC gives MKFFALFIYRPVATILISLAITLCGVLGFRLLPVAPLPQVDFPVIMVSASLPGASPETMASSVATPLERSLGRIAGVNEMTSSSSLGSTRIILEFSFDRDINGAARDVQAAINAAQSLLPSGMPSRPTYRKANPSDAPIMILTLTSDTYSQGQLYDFASTQLAQTISQINGVGDVSVGGSSLPAVRVGLNPQALFNQGVSLDDVRSAISTANVRKPQGAIEDGSHRWQIHTNDELKTAAEYQPLIIHYNNGAAVRLSDVASVTDSVQDVRNAGMTNAKPAILLMIRKLPEANIIETVNSIRARLPDLQETIPAAIDLQIAQDRSPTIRASLEEVEQTLIISVALVILVVFLFLRSGRATLIPAVAVPVSLIGTFAAMYLCGFSLNNLSLMALTIATGFVVDDAIVVLENISRHLEAGVKPLQAALQGTREVGFTVLSMSLSLVAVFLPLLLMGGLPGRLLREFAVTLSVAIGISLVISLTLTPMMCGWMLKRSKPHSQPRRKGFGRFLMAMQEGYGKSLKWVLNHTRLVGLVLIGTIVLNVWMYITIPKTFFPEQDTGVLMGGIQADQSISFQAMRGKLQDFMKIIREDKAVDNVTGFTGGSRVNSGMMFITLKPRGERNETAQQVIDRLRVKLAKEPGANLFLMAVQDIRVGGRQANASYQYTLLSDDLAALREWEPKIRKALAALPQLADVNSDQQDNGAEMALTYDRETMSRLGINVEAANSLLNNAFGQREISTIYQPMNQYKVVMEVDPRYTQDISALDKMFVINNDGKAIPLSYFASWQPANAPLSVNHQGLSAASTISFNLPAGSSLSEASDAINRAMTQLGVPSTVRGSFAGTAQVFQETMNSQVILILAAIATVYIVLGVLYESYVHPLTILSTLPSAGVGALLALELFGAPFSLIALIGIMLLIGIVKKNAIMMVDFALDAQRNGNLSPEEAIFQACLLRFRPIMMTTLAALFGTLPLVISGGDGSELRQPLGITIVGGLVMSQLLTLYTTPVVYLFFDRLRLRFSRKNRTTVTD, from the coding sequence GTGAAGTTTTTCGCCCTCTTCATTTATCGCCCGGTGGCGACGATATTAATCTCGCTCGCCATTACACTCTGCGGCGTGCTGGGCTTCCGGCTGCTGCCGGTGGCCCCCCTGCCGCAGGTGGATTTCCCGGTGATCATGGTCAGCGCCTCGCTGCCGGGCGCGTCACCGGAGACCATGGCCTCGTCGGTTGCCACGCCGCTGGAGCGTTCGCTCGGGCGGATTGCGGGGGTCAACGAGATGACCTCCAGCAGCTCGCTGGGCAGCACGCGCATCATTCTGGAGTTCAGCTTCGACCGGGATATCAACGGCGCGGCGCGCGACGTGCAGGCGGCCATCAACGCCGCACAAAGCCTGCTGCCGAGCGGGATGCCGAGCCGCCCAACCTACCGCAAGGCCAACCCGTCCGATGCGCCGATCATGATCCTGACGCTGACCTCGGATACGTACTCGCAGGGGCAGCTTTACGACTTTGCGTCTACCCAGCTGGCGCAGACCATCTCACAAATTAACGGCGTCGGTGACGTGAGCGTCGGCGGGAGCTCCCTGCCCGCCGTGCGCGTGGGCCTAAACCCGCAGGCGCTGTTCAACCAGGGCGTGTCGCTGGATGACGTGCGCTCCGCCATCAGCACGGCCAACGTCCGCAAACCGCAGGGGGCGATTGAGGACGGCAGCCACCGCTGGCAGATCCACACTAACGACGAGCTGAAAACCGCCGCGGAATATCAGCCGCTCATTATTCACTACAACAACGGCGCGGCGGTGCGCTTGAGCGACGTTGCCAGCGTTACCGACTCGGTGCAGGACGTGCGCAACGCCGGGATGACCAACGCGAAACCGGCCATTCTGCTGATGATCCGCAAGCTGCCGGAAGCGAACATTATTGAGACGGTGAACAGCATTCGCGCCCGTCTTCCGGACCTGCAGGAGACCATCCCGGCAGCAATCGATCTGCAAATTGCCCAGGATCGCTCCCCGACCATTCGCGCCTCGCTTGAAGAGGTGGAGCAAACGCTGATTATCTCCGTCGCCCTGGTGATCCTGGTGGTCTTCCTGTTCCTGCGATCCGGCCGCGCGACGCTTATTCCGGCGGTGGCCGTGCCGGTCTCGCTGATCGGTACCTTTGCCGCCATGTACCTGTGCGGATTTAGCCTCAACAACCTGTCGCTGATGGCCCTGACGATAGCGACGGGCTTCGTGGTGGATGACGCCATCGTGGTGCTGGAAAACATTTCCCGCCACCTGGAAGCGGGCGTGAAGCCGCTTCAGGCCGCGCTGCAGGGCACGCGCGAGGTGGGCTTTACGGTGCTCTCCATGAGCCTGTCGCTGGTGGCGGTATTCCTGCCGCTGCTGCTGATGGGCGGGCTGCCGGGCAGGCTGCTGCGCGAGTTTGCCGTCACCCTCTCCGTCGCCATCGGGATTTCGCTGGTTATCTCCCTAACGCTGACGCCGATGATGTGCGGCTGGATGCTCAAGCGCAGCAAACCCCATTCGCAGCCGCGCCGCAAAGGCTTTGGCCGTTTCCTGATGGCGATGCAGGAAGGCTACGGCAAATCGCTGAAGTGGGTGCTGAACCATACGCGGCTGGTTGGCCTGGTGCTGATCGGCACCATCGTGCTCAACGTCTGGATGTACATCACCATCCCGAAAACGTTCTTCCCGGAGCAGGACACCGGCGTACTGATGGGGGGGATTCAGGCGGACCAGAGCATTTCGTTCCAGGCGATGCGCGGCAAGCTGCAGGACTTCATGAAGATCATTCGTGAAGACAAAGCCGTGGATAACGTCACCGGCTTTACCGGCGGGTCACGCGTCAACAGCGGGATGATGTTTATTACCCTGAAACCGCGCGGCGAGCGCAACGAAACCGCCCAGCAGGTGATTGACCGCCTGCGGGTGAAGCTCGCCAAAGAGCCGGGGGCAAACCTGTTTTTGATGGCCGTTCAGGATATCCGCGTCGGCGGCCGTCAGGCGAACGCCAGCTATCAGTACACGTTGCTCTCGGACGATTTAGCCGCCCTGCGGGAGTGGGAGCCGAAGATCCGCAAGGCGCTGGCCGCCCTGCCGCAGCTGGCGGACGTCAACTCCGATCAGCAGGATAACGGCGCCGAGATGGCCCTGACCTACGACCGCGAAACCATGTCGCGGCTGGGCATTAACGTTGAAGCCGCCAACAGCCTGCTGAACAACGCCTTCGGCCAGCGCGAGATCTCCACCATCTACCAGCCGATGAACCAGTATAAGGTGGTGATGGAGGTCGATCCGCGCTACACCCAGGACATCAGCGCCCTGGACAAAATGTTTGTGATTAACAACGACGGCAAGGCGATTCCGCTCTCCTACTTTGCCAGCTGGCAGCCGGCCAACGCGCCGCTGTCGGTGAACCACCAGGGGCTATCGGCGGCGTCGACTATCTCCTTTAACCTGCCCGCCGGTTCGTCGCTTTCTGAAGCCAGCGACGCAATTAACCGCGCGATGACGCAGCTTGGCGTGCCGTCCACCGTGCGCGGTAGCTTTGCCGGCACCGCGCAGGTGTTTCAGGAGACGATGAATTCGCAGGTGATTTTGATTCTGGCCGCCATCGCCACGGTTTATATTGTGCTGGGCGTGCTGTACGAGAGCTACGTTCACCCGCTGACCATTCTCTCGACGCTGCCGTCGGCGGGCGTTGGGGCGCTGCTGGCGCTGGAGCTGTTCGGCGCGCCGTTCAGCCTGATCGCGCTCATCGGAATCATGCTGTTGATCGGCATCGTGAAGAAAAACGCGATCATGATGGTCGACTTCGCGCTGGACGCCCAGCGCAACGGCAATCTATCGCCGGAAGAGGCGATCTTCCAGGCCTGCCTGCTGCGTTTTCGTCCGATCATGATGACCACCCTGGCGGCGCTGTTTGGCACGCTGCCGCTGGTTATCTCGGGCGGCGACGGCTCCGAGCTGCGCCAGCCGCTGGGGATCACCATTGTCGGCGGCCTGGTCATGAGCCAGCTGCTGACGCTGTACACCACGCCGGTGGTCTATCTGTTCTTCGACCGCCTGCGGCTGCGCTTCTCGCGTAAAAACAGAACCACGGTGACCGATTAA
- a CDS encoding MFS transporter, producing the protein MTDLPANVRWQLWIVAFGFFMQSLDTTIVNTALPSMAKSLGESPLHMHMVIVSYVLTVAVMLPASGWLADKVGVRNIFFTAIVLFTTGSLFCAQANTLDQLVMARVLQGVGGAMMVPVGRLTVMKIVPREQYMAAMTFVTLPGQVGPLLGPALGGILVEYASWHWIFLINLPVGIIGAIATLTLMPNYKMQTRRFDFFGFILLAAGMATLTLALEGQKGLGISPLTLGMLVVIGITAILWYLRHARGNDKALFSLNLFKNPTYRLGLFGSFAGRVGSGMLPFMTPVFLQIGMGFSPFHAGLMMIPMVLGSMGMKRIVVQVVNRFGYRRVLVTATLGLALVSLLFMAVALMGWYYVLPLVLFCQGIVNSMRFSSMNTLTLKDLPDDLASSGNSLLSMIMQLSMSVGVTIAGLLLGMYGQHHLSVDTPVAHQVFLYTYLSMAVIIALPAFIFARVPDDTSKNVVIRRGKRSGS; encoded by the coding sequence ATGACCGATCTCCCCGCTAACGTTCGCTGGCAGCTATGGATAGTCGCTTTCGGCTTCTTTATGCAGTCGCTGGATACGACCATCGTCAACACCGCCCTCCCCTCCATGGCGAAAAGCCTGGGGGAGAGCCCGCTGCATATGCATATGGTGATTGTCTCCTACGTGCTGACGGTAGCCGTCATGCTGCCAGCCAGCGGCTGGCTGGCGGACAAAGTGGGCGTGCGGAATATCTTCTTTACCGCCATCGTGCTGTTTACCACCGGCTCGCTGTTTTGCGCCCAGGCCAACACCCTCGACCAGCTGGTGATGGCGCGCGTTCTGCAGGGCGTCGGCGGGGCGATGATGGTCCCTGTCGGGCGGCTAACGGTGATGAAGATCGTGCCGCGCGAGCAGTACATGGCGGCGATGACCTTTGTGACCCTGCCCGGTCAGGTGGGGCCGCTCCTGGGCCCGGCGCTCGGCGGCATTCTGGTGGAGTACGCCTCCTGGCACTGGATCTTCTTAATCAATCTTCCTGTTGGCATCATCGGCGCCATCGCCACCCTGACGCTGATGCCGAACTACAAAATGCAGACGCGGCGCTTTGATTTCTTTGGCTTTATCCTGCTGGCGGCGGGCATGGCCACGCTTACCCTGGCGCTCGAAGGGCAAAAAGGGCTGGGGATTTCGCCCCTGACGCTGGGGATGCTGGTCGTTATCGGCATCACCGCCATTCTGTGGTATCTGCGGCATGCCAGAGGTAACGATAAGGCGCTGTTCAGCCTGAACTTGTTTAAAAACCCTACCTATCGCCTTGGCCTGTTCGGCAGCTTCGCCGGGCGCGTCGGCAGCGGCATGCTGCCGTTTATGACGCCCGTTTTCCTGCAAATCGGAATGGGATTTTCGCCGTTCCACGCGGGCCTGATGATGATCCCGATGGTGCTCGGCAGCATGGGAATGAAGCGCATCGTGGTGCAGGTGGTGAACCGCTTTGGCTATCGTCGCGTGCTGGTGACCGCCACGCTGGGGCTGGCGCTGGTGAGTCTGCTGTTTATGGCCGTGGCGCTGATGGGCTGGTACTACGTTCTGCCGCTGGTGCTGTTCTGCCAGGGGATCGTCAACTCCATGCGCTTCTCGTCGATGAATACCCTGACGCTGAAGGACCTGCCGGACGATCTGGCAAGCAGCGGCAACAGCCTGCTGTCGATGATCATGCAGCTTTCGATGAGCGTCGGGGTGACCATCGCGGGTTTACTGCTCGGCATGTACGGCCAGCACCACCTCAGCGTCGACACGCCGGTGGCGCATCAGGTCTTTTTGTATACCTATCTCAGCATGGCGGTCATCATCGCCCTGCCCGCTTTCATCTTCGCCAGAGTGCCGGATGATACCAGCAAGAACGTCGTGATTAGGCGCGGCAAAAGGAGTGGTTCATGA
- the baeS gene encoding two-component system sensor histidine kinase BaeS, translating to MKFWRPGITGKLFVAIFATCIVLLITMHWAVRISFERGFIDYIKHGNEQRLQGLSDALSEQYAQHGNWRFLRNNDRFIFQILRSLEHDTGDDRPGPGMPPHGWRTQFWVIDQDMRTLVGPRAPIPPDGTRRAIKVNNATVGWVIASPVERLTRNTDINFDRQQRRTSWLIVALSTLLAALATFPLARGLLAPVKRLVEGTHKLAAGDFTTRVDTRSQDELGKLAQDFNQLASTLEKNQQMRRDFMADISHELRTPLAVLRGELEAIQDGVRQFTPESVASLQAEVGTLTKLVDDLHQLSMSDEGALAYQKAPVDVINILEVISGAFRERFASRNLKIDLSLPDSAVVFGDKDRLMQLFNNLLENSLRYTDSGGGLHISGRQENGRFALTFADSAPGVQDAQLEKLFERFYRTEGSRNRASGGSGLGLAICVNIVEAHNGTIRAAHSPFGGVSITVELPLERDLSREV from the coding sequence ATGAAATTCTGGCGTCCGGGCATTACCGGCAAGCTCTTCGTGGCGATATTTGCCACCTGTATTGTCCTGCTGATCACCATGCACTGGGCGGTGCGGATCAGCTTCGAGCGCGGTTTTATTGATTACATCAAGCATGGCAATGAACAGCGTTTACAGGGCTTAAGCGATGCGCTGAGTGAACAGTACGCCCAGCACGGCAACTGGCGTTTTCTGCGCAATAACGACCGCTTTATTTTCCAGATCCTGCGCTCGCTGGAGCACGATACCGGTGACGATCGCCCGGGGCCGGGCATGCCGCCGCACGGCTGGCGCACCCAGTTCTGGGTGATTGATCAGGACATGCGCACGCTGGTGGGTCCGCGTGCGCCGATACCGCCGGACGGCACCCGTCGTGCGATTAAAGTCAACAATGCGACAGTCGGCTGGGTTATCGCCTCTCCGGTGGAGCGCCTGACGCGCAACACCGACATCAACTTTGACCGCCAGCAGCGCCGGACAAGCTGGCTGATTGTCGCCCTCTCCACGCTGCTCGCCGCGCTCGCTACCTTCCCGCTGGCGCGCGGCCTGCTCGCCCCGGTGAAACGGCTGGTGGAAGGCACGCACAAGCTGGCCGCCGGGGATTTCACCACCCGCGTCGATACCCGCAGCCAGGACGAACTGGGCAAGCTGGCGCAGGATTTTAACCAGCTCGCCAGCACGCTGGAGAAGAACCAGCAGATGCGCCGCGACTTTATGGCCGATATCTCCCACGAGCTGCGCACGCCGCTGGCGGTGCTGCGCGGCGAGCTGGAGGCCATACAGGACGGCGTGCGCCAGTTTACGCCCGAATCGGTGGCCTCTCTGCAGGCGGAGGTGGGCACGCTCACCAAGCTGGTGGACGATCTCCACCAGCTCTCCATGTCCGACGAAGGCGCGCTGGCCTACCAGAAGGCGCCGGTAGACGTGATTAACATTCTGGAAGTGATCAGCGGCGCGTTCCGCGAGCGGTTTGCCAGCCGCAACCTGAAAATCGACCTTTCCCTGCCGGACAGCGCGGTGGTATTCGGCGACAAAGACCGGCTGATGCAGCTGTTCAATAACCTGCTGGAAAACAGCCTGCGCTACACCGACAGCGGCGGCGGGCTACATATCTCCGGCAGGCAGGAAAACGGGCGCTTTGCCCTCACCTTCGCGGATTCCGCCCCAGGCGTGCAGGACGCGCAGCTGGAAAAACTGTTTGAACGTTTCTACCGTACCGAAGGCTCCCGCAACCGCGCCAGCGGCGGCTCCGGCCTGGGGCTGGCGATTTGCGTTAACATCGTCGAGGCGCATAATGGCACGATCCGCGCCGCCCATTCGCCTTTTGGCGGGGTTAGCATTACAGTAGAGTTACCTCTGGAACGGGATTTATCGAGAGAAGTATGA
- the baeR gene encoding two-component system response regulator BaeR: MTELPIDENTPRILIVEDEPKLGQLLIDYLRAASYAPSLISHGDQVLPYVRQTPPDLILLDLMLPGVDGLTLCREIRRFSDVPIVMVTAKIEEIDRLLGLEIGADDYICKPYSPREVVARVKTILRRCRPQRELQVLDAESPLIVDESRFQASWRSKLLDLTPAEFRLLKTLSHEPGKVFSREQLLNHLYDDYRVVTDRTIDSHIKNLRRKLEALDAEQSFIRAVYGVGYRWEADACRIA; encoded by the coding sequence ATGACCGAGTTACCGATTGACGAAAACACGCCGCGCATTTTGATCGTCGAAGACGAACCCAAGCTGGGACAGCTGCTGATCGACTATTTACGTGCGGCCAGCTACGCTCCATCGCTAATCAGCCACGGCGACCAGGTGCTGCCATACGTGCGCCAGACCCCGCCGGATCTGATCCTGCTTGATTTAATGCTGCCGGGCGTTGACGGGCTGACCCTGTGCCGGGAAATTCGTCGCTTCTCCGACGTGCCGATCGTCATGGTCACCGCCAAAATTGAAGAGATTGACCGCCTGCTGGGGCTCGAAATTGGCGCGGACGATTACATCTGCAAGCCCTACAGCCCGCGTGAAGTAGTCGCCCGCGTGAAAACCATTCTCCGCCGCTGCAGGCCGCAGCGCGAGCTTCAGGTGCTGGACGCCGAAAGCCCGCTGATTGTCGACGAAAGCCGCTTCCAGGCGAGCTGGCGCAGCAAGCTGCTGGACCTGACGCCTGCCGAGTTCCGCCTGCTGAAAACCCTCTCCCACGAGCCGGGAAAAGTCTTCTCCCGCGAACAGCTGCTGAACCACCTGTATGACGATTACCGCGTCGTCACCGACCGCACCATCGACAGCCATATCAAAAACCTGCGCCGCAAGCTGGAGGCGCTGGACGCCGAGCAGTCGTTTATTCGCGCGGTGTATGGCGTGGGGTATCGCTGGGAAGCGGATGCATGCAGGATTGCCTAG